GGGAACAAGCTATATCCGTCCGTCGGCTGCTCAGAAAGTTACGGGAACATGGGATTACGGTGCTGACATGGCACTGCAGATGCCGGCAAACACGGCAAGGCTTGCGCTTGTACAGGCGGATATTCCGCATGCGCTCCTGAAGGGGATCGATTATTCGGAAGCGGAAAAGATGCCTGGAGTTTACAAGGTTATCACACATAAGGATGTAAAAGGAAAGAACCGCATCAGCGGGCTGATTACATTTGCCAACAACAAAGGCGACGGGTGGGACCGTCCGATCCTCTGTGACGAGAAGATTTTCCAGATCGGCGATGCGGTTGCCATCGTAGCTGCCGACACGGAAGAGCATGCGAAGGAAGCTGCAAAGAAAGTGAAACTGGATCTGGAGGCGCTTCCGGCTTATATGAGCGCGATGGAAGCAATCGCTGAGGATGCGATTGAGATCCATCCGGGAACACCGAATATTTATTATGAAACAAATTGTATCAAGGGGGAGGAGACCGCTCCGATCATGGAACGTGCTCCTTATGTAGCGGAGATCGATGCTTATTCCAGCCGTCAGCCGCACCTGCACATAGAACCCGACTGCGGACTCGCGTATATTGATGATGAAGGCAGACTGACCGTGCATTCCAAGAGTATCGGCATTCATCTGCACTCTGCGATGATCACCGCAGGCATCGGCATTGAGCCGGAAAAATTCCGTCTTGTGCAGAATCCGGCAGGCGGAACCTTCGGCTATAAATTCAGCCCTACAATGGAAGCGCTGCTCGGTGTTGCATGCCTGGCACTGGACGGACGTCCATGTTCACTCGTGTACGATCAGTATCAGAATATCACGTATACAGGAAAACGTTCTCCGGCGTTTATGCATATTAAGATGGCAGCGGATGAGAACGGAAAACTGCTGGCAATGGAAGGCGACAATTATATCGACCATGGTCCTTACTCCGAATTCGGCGATCTGCTGACGATGCGTCTGACACAGTTCACGGGTGCCGGATACGACATCCGCAATATCCGCAATAAGAGCCAGACCGTATGTACCAACCATGCATGGGGGTCTGCATTCCGCGGATATGGCTCGCCGCAGTCTTTCATGGGATCCGAGGTCTGCATGGATGTGCTGGCAGAGAAGATGGGGATTGATCCGTTTGAACTGCGCTACCGCAACATCTACAGAGAAGGAACCGGATGTACAACTCCGACCGGTCAGGAGCCGGAAGTTTACTGTCTGGAAGAGATGTATGACAAGGCGAGACCGATCTATTATGAAGCAAAAGAGCGCCTCGCAAAGATGAATACGGATAAACTGAAATACGGTGTCGGATTCGCGGCAGGCGTCTATGGATGCGGTCTGGACGGCAAGGATGGATCGT
The Ruminococcus gauvreauii genome window above contains:
- a CDS encoding molybdopterin-dependent aldehyde oxidoreductase, which produces MVKKRLVINGLSRTLLVNPEDSLAKVLREQLLLTGCKIGCDQGQCGTCTVIVDGKAVRSCIMKMGKVKDDTVIETIEGIGTPEDLHPLQLAWMGHGCAQCGFCSPGFIMSAKVLLAENPSPTREEVRHWFQVHRNLCRCTGYKPLVDAVMDAAKVMRGEMVKEDLIFKPVGNKILGTSYIRPSAAQKVTGTWDYGADMALQMPANTARLALVQADIPHALLKGIDYSEAEKMPGVYKVITHKDVKGKNRISGLITFANNKGDGWDRPILCDEKIFQIGDAVAIVAADTEEHAKEAAKKVKLDLEALPAYMSAMEAIAEDAIEIHPGTPNIYYETNCIKGEETAPIMERAPYVAEIDAYSSRQPHLHIEPDCGLAYIDDEGRLTVHSKSIGIHLHSAMITAGIGIEPEKFRLVQNPAGGTFGYKFSPTMEALLGVACLALDGRPCSLVYDQYQNITYTGKRSPAFMHIKMAADENGKLLAMEGDNYIDHGPYSEFGDLLTMRLTQFTGAGYDIRNIRNKSQTVCTNHAWGSAFRGYGSPQSFMGSEVCMDVLAEKMGIDPFELRYRNIYREGTGCTTPTGQEPEVYCLEEMYDKARPIYYEAKERLAKMNTDKLKYGVGFAAGVYGCGLDGKDGSFANIQLNPDGTVTVFNSWEDHGQGADIGTLTMAHETLREAGITPDMIKLVMNDTALTPASGPAGGSRSNVVTGNATRVAAEMLINAMRKPDGTFRTYDEMVAENIPTFYEGTWVASACTDCDLETGQGAPFSNYMYQLFIPEVEVNVETGKVRIIRFTTVCDFGTIINKIVVDGQVYGGCTQGFGLGLSEDFEDYKKHTTLAGCGIPYPEDVPDDFNIIYTETPRPLGPYGASGCGEGPLTAGHPAILSAIYNATGARITEIPARPEKVKAALDALK